From Eubalaena glacialis isolate mEubGla1 chromosome 17, mEubGla1.1.hap2.+ XY, whole genome shotgun sequence, a single genomic window includes:
- the PSCA gene encoding prostate stem cell antigen translates to MAVLLALLAAVLALRPGTALQCYSCKAKVSNEDCQHVQNCSRSETQCRTELIRAVDLLTLISKGCSSHCVEDSENYYVGKKNVTCCSTDLCNASGAPALQPAIVTLTPLTVLGMLLFWGPGQL, encoded by the exons ATGGCTGTCCTCCTTGCCCTGCTAGCCGCTGTCTTGGCCCTGCGGCCAG GCACCGCCCTGCAGTGTTACTCCTGCAAGGCCAAGGTCAGCAACGAGGACTGCCAGCACGTGCAGAACTGCAGCCGCTCTGAGACCCAATGCCGGACCGAGCTCATCC GTGCTGTTGATCTCCTGACCCTCATCAGCAAGGGCTGCAGCTCGCACTGCGTGGAGGACTCAGAGAACTACTACGTGGGCAAGAAAAACGTCACATGCTGCTCTACTGACCTGTGCAACGCCAGCGGGGCCCCCGCCCTGCAGCCGGCCATTGTCACCCTGACGCCACTCACCGTTCTTGGCATGCTGCTGTTCTGGGGCCCCGGGCAGCTGTAG
- the THEM6 gene encoding protein THEM6 isoform X2 gives MLGLLMAVLALALAYFALLDGWYLVRVPCAVLRARLLQPRVRDLLAEQSYAGRVLPSDLDLLLHMNNARYLREADVARAAHLARCGVLGALRALGARAVLAASCARYRRSLRLLEPFEVEPPELPADLQHWIAYNEASSQLLRAESGLGDVVKDQ, from the exons atgCTGGGGCTGCTCATGGCGGTGCTGGCCCTGGCGCTCGCCTACTTCGCGCTGCTGGACGGCTGGTACCTGGTGCGCGTGCCGTGCGCTGTACTGCGCGCGCGCCTGCTGCAGCCCCGCGTCCGTGACCTGCTGGCTGAGCAGAGCTACGCGGGCCGCGTGCTGCCCTCGGACTTGGACCTGCTGCTGCACATGAACAACGCGCGCTACCTGCGCGAGGCCGACGTGGCGCGCGCCGCGCACCTGGCCCGCTGCGGCGTGCTCGGGGCTCTGCGCGCGCTCGGGGCGCGCGCCGTGCTGGCCGCTTCGTGCGCGCGCTACCGCCGCTCGCTGCGTCTGCTCGAGCCGTTCGAG GTGGAGCCCCCTGAGCTGCCGGCCGACCTGCAGCACTGGATCGCCTACAATGAGGCCAGCAGCCAGCTGCTCCGGGCCGAGAGCGGGCTCGGCGATGTTGTAAAGGACCAGTGA
- the JRK gene encoding jerky protein homolog codes for MACKAAAGRGPGGKRKRVVLTLKEKMDVCRRLEKGESRRALMQEYNVGMSTLYDIRAHKAQLLRFLASSDSDKALAHRRTLHAPKLEHLDRVLHEWFLVKRAEGVPVSGPMLIEKAKDLYEQMQLTEPCVFSGGWLWRFKARHGIKKLDAASERQVADHQAAEQFCGFFRSLTAEHGLSPEQVYNADETGLFWRSAPSPSLEGGAVPGPKQNKDRLTVLMCANATGSHRIKPLVVGKCGGPKAVQGIQHIQHLPVAYKAQGNAWVDKEIFTDWFHHIFVPAVKEHFRAVALPEDSKAILLLDGSRAHPREAELVSENIFTIFLPASVTSLIQPMDQGIRRDFMRNFVTPRSTLQAFTPRCSVHDAVLDVACAWNAVPGGVFSRAWRKLWPEVTLVEGSSSEEEPERLRTKPPDQTFVHIPGLGGGAPARLGSAATGSAELAEAGEGDEAAWEQAAASFDAVVRFAEGQPCFSAQEVGQLRALRSVFGRRQQAQRRRALRAAVKLEAPWEHSGPRGAPPRSPLPGSSTAGEA; via the coding sequence ATGGCCTGCAAGGCGGCTGCCGGGAGGGGCCCGGGGGGGAAGCGCAAGAGGGTGGTGCTGACCCTGAAGGAGAAGATGGACGTCTGCCGGCGCCTGGAGAAGGGGGAGAGCAGGAGGGCGCTGATGCAGGAGTACAACGTGGGCATGTCCACCCTGTACGACATCAGGGCCCAcaaggcccagctgctccgcttCCTCGCCAGCTCCGACTCGGACAAGGCCCTGGCGCACCGGCGCACGCTGCACGCGCCCAAGCTCGAGCACCTGGACCGCGTGCTGCACGAGTGGTTCCTGGTGAAGCGCGCCGAGGGCGTGCCCGTCTCGGGCCCCATGCTCATCGAAAAGGCCAAGGACCTGTACGAGCAGATGCAGCTGACAGAGCCCTGCGTGTTCTCTGGCGGCTGGCTCTGGCGCTTTAAGGCCCGACACGGCATCAAGAAGCTGGACGCGGCCAGCGAGAGACAGGTGGCCGACCACCAGGCTGCAGAGCAGTTCTGCGGCTTCTTCCGGAGCTTAACCGCCGAGCACGGCCTGTCCCCCGAGCAGGTGTACAACGCCGATGAGACCGGCCTCTTCTGGCGCAGCGCGCCCAGTCCCAGCCTGGAGGGCGGGGCGGTGCCCGGCCCCAAGCAGAACAAGGACAGGCTGACCGTCCTCATGTGCGCCAATGCCACGGGCTCCCACAGGATCAAACCCTTGGTGGTCGGGAAATGCGGCGGCCCCAAGGCGGTCCAGGGCATCCAGCACATCCAGCACCTGCCTGTCGCGTACAAGGCCCAAGGTAACGCGTGGGTGGACAAGGAGATTTTTACTGACTGGTTCCATCACATCTTTGTGCCCGCGGTGAAGGAGCACTTCCGAGCCGTGGCTCTGCCCGAAGACAGCAAGGCCATCCTCCTGCTGGACGGCTCCCGGGCCCACCCGCGGGAGGCCGAGTTGGTTTCGGAGAACATTTTCACCATCTTCCTGCCCGCCAGCGTCACCTCCCTGATCCAGCCCATGGACCAGGGCATTCGGAGGGATTTCATGAGGAACTTCGTCACCCCTCGCAGCACGCTGCAGGCCTTCACCCCCCGCTGCAGCGTGCATGACGCCGTGCTCGACGTGGCCTGCGCCTGGAACGCGGTGCCGGGCGGCGTCTTCAGCCGGGCCTGGAGGAAGCTGTGGCCCGAGGTCACGCTCGTCGAAGGCTCGTCTTCAGAGGAGGAGCCCGAGCGCCTCAGGACGAAGCCTCCCGACCAGACCTTCGTGCACATCCCCGGGCTCGGGGGAGGCGCCCCGGCCCGCCTTGGGAGCGCGGCCACGGGGAGTGCCGAGCTGGCCGAGGCCGGGGAGGGTGACGAGGCGGCCTGGGAGCAGGCGGCTGCATCCTTCGACGCTGTGGTGCGCTTTGCGGAGGGGCAGCCCTGCTTCTCGGCACAGGAGGTGGGCCAGCTGCGCGCGCTGCGCTCCGTGTTCGGCAGGCGGCAGCAGGCACAGCGGCGCAGGGCCCTCAGGGCCGCAGTCAAGCTCGAGGCGCCCTGGGAGCACTCTGGGCCTCGCGGCGCCCCGCCTCGCTCCCCTCTGCCCGGCTCGTCCACAGCGGGTGAGGCCTGA
- the THEM6 gene encoding protein THEM6 isoform X1, which yields MLGLLMAVLALALAYFALLDGWYLVRVPCAVLRARLLQPRVRDLLAEQSYAGRVLPSDLDLLLHMNNARYLREADVARAAHLARCGVLGALRALGARAVLAASCARYRRSLRLLEPFEVRTRLLGWDDRAFYLEARFISLRDGFVCALLRSRQHVLGTSPERVVQHLCKRRVEPPELPADLQHWIAYNEASSQLLRAESGLGDVVKDQ from the exons atgCTGGGGCTGCTCATGGCGGTGCTGGCCCTGGCGCTCGCCTACTTCGCGCTGCTGGACGGCTGGTACCTGGTGCGCGTGCCGTGCGCTGTACTGCGCGCGCGCCTGCTGCAGCCCCGCGTCCGTGACCTGCTGGCTGAGCAGAGCTACGCGGGCCGCGTGCTGCCCTCGGACTTGGACCTGCTGCTGCACATGAACAACGCGCGCTACCTGCGCGAGGCCGACGTGGCGCGCGCCGCGCACCTGGCCCGCTGCGGCGTGCTCGGGGCTCTGCGCGCGCTCGGGGCGCGCGCCGTGCTGGCCGCTTCGTGCGCGCGCTACCGCCGCTCGCTGCGTCTGCTCGAGCCGTTCGAGGTGCGCACCCGCCTGCTGGGCTGGGACGACCGCGCCTTCTACCTGGAGGCGCGCTTCATCAGCCTGCGCGACGGTTTCGTGTGCGCGCTGCTGCGCTCCCGCCAGCACGTGCTGGGCACCTCGCCGGAGCGCGTCGTGCAGCACCTGTGCAAGCGCAGG GTGGAGCCCCCTGAGCTGCCGGCCGACCTGCAGCACTGGATCGCCTACAATGAGGCCAGCAGCCAGCTGCTCCGGGCCGAGAGCGGGCTCGGCGATGTTGTAAAGGACCAGTGA